The nucleotide sequence CCGTAGCTTGCTTGGATGTAACCTTGCGCGCCGGCAATGCCCATGTACAGCAACAGTATGCCGAGCAACACGCCGGCCAGCGCGAGGGCAAAGGCTTCGACAATCAGCAGGCTGGCGATATGCCAAGGTCGCGCGCCCACCGAGCGCAGAATGGCCATTTCCCGGCGGCGCTCGTTGAGGCTGGTGAGAATCGCCGTGAGCATGCCAATCAGTCCGGTCAGCACCACAAATAATGACACCACAAACAGCGCTTTCTCAGCAGTGCCCATCAGGCTCCACAGCTCTTGAAGTGCCACGCCGGGCAGGATGGCCAGCAGCGGCTCGCCGCGAAACTCATTGATCTCTCGTTGCAGGCTAAAGGTGGCAATTCTGCTGTTCAGGCCGAGTAGAACGGCGGTGATCTGCTTGGGCTGTAGCGCCTGCACACAGGCTACTGCGCTTGACGCTGCTGCGTTGAAAGCGGGTTCGGAATGCTCATTGAGGCGTGTCTCAACTCCGCTTCCTCGCCCGCTTTCGCCTTGCCCCGTCTGCGCTCGTGACGCTTGTGAGCAGGCGCTAGCCCAATGGCGGACCTGTTCAGCGCTGACCTTGGCTGCGCCGCGCGCCGGCATGCCGTTTTGCCAGTCGACGTGCAGCGCTTCCATACCGGGCAAGGATATATGCAGGGTGCGGTCCACCGGCGTGCCGGTGCGTTTGAGTATGCCGACCACCTTGAAGGGTTTGTCGTCGTGTTTGACCAGGCTGATGGTGGCCACGCCGTGGGCCAGCACCAGTTCTTGATCGAGTTGGTAGTTGAGGGCTTGGGCGACTTCTGCGCCGAGCACCACTTCAAACGGGTCATCCGCGAAGGCGCGCCCGCTGCTCAGTTGCAGGGGTTGGCTGCGGGCATAACGGTAGTGCTCAAAGTAGGTTGGGTTGGTGCCCATTACCCGGTAGCCACGGTGCGAGTCACCCAGCGAAATCGGGATGGCCCACTTAACCTGACGGTGCTCGGCGAAGTGCTCGAAGCTGTCCCAGCGGATGTTGTTGGTGGCATTGCCAATACGGAACACCGAATACAGCAACAGATTAACGCTGCCTGAGCGTGCGCCGACGATCAGGTCGGTACCGCTGATGGTGTTAGCAAAGCTGGCGCGGGCTTCAGTGCGCACGCGCTCAACCGCGAGCAACAAGCACACAGACAGGGCAATGGCGAACACCGTCAGCCACGCGGTAAAGCGGCGGTTGCCAAGGCTGGCGAGGGCGAGACGCAGTAGGTACATCGTTAAATCTCCGCCAGTCGGGTGGCGCGGTTGAGGTCGGCCAACGACAGGCTGCGATCAAACAGTCGCGCCAGGCTTTGGTCATGGCTGACAAACAGCAAGCTGGAACCGGCGGCGCGGCATTCGGCGAACAGCAGTTCGAGAAAGGCCTCGCGGGCGTCGGCGTCCAAGGCTGAGGTGGGCTCGTCGGCGATCACCAACTCAGGTTGGCCGATCAGGGCGCGGGCGGCGGCGACGCGCTGTTGCTGGCCAATCGACAAATCGCCGGCGCGGCGTTCCTGCAGTTCGGGTTGCTGCAAGCCTAAGTGGGCGAGTAGGGCGCTGCTGGCCTTGGCTACACTGCCATGTCGCTGCACGGCACGGCTGGCGCGCAGCGTGGAGAAATGGCAAGGCAACTCAACATTTTCACGCACCGAAAGAAACGGCAGTAGGTTGAATTGCTGAAAGATATAGCCGGTGTGATCGACGCGAAAACGGTCGCGGCTGCCTGCCGATAATTTGCTTAAATCCTGGCCCAGCAACTCAATGCTGCCGCGGTTGGGCTGCTGCACGCCGCCGAGCAGGCCCAGTAAGGTGGTTTTGCCGCTGCCGCTGGGGCCTTTAAGAAATAGGCTTTCGCCGCGTTGCAGGGTGAACGTGGCAATGTCCAGCAGCTCGGGCTGACCGGGCCAGGCAAAGCCTACGTTG is from Pseudomonas sp. TMP9 and encodes:
- a CDS encoding ABC transporter permease, whose product is MYLLRLALASLGNRRFTAWLTVFAIALSVCLLLAVERVRTEARASFANTISGTDLIVGARSGSVNLLLYSVFRIGNATNNIRWDSFEHFAEHRQVKWAIPISLGDSHRGYRVMGTNPTYFEHYRYARSQPLQLSSGRAFADDPFEVVLGAEVAQALNYQLDQELVLAHGVATISLVKHDDKPFKVVGILKRTGTPVDRTLHISLPGMEALHVDWQNGMPARGAAKVSAEQVRHWASACSQASRAQTGQGESGRGSGVETRLNEHSEPAFNAAASSAVACVQALQPKQITAVLLGLNSRIATFSLQREINEFRGEPLLAILPGVALQELWSLMGTAEKALFVVSLFVVLTGLIGMLTAILTSLNERRREMAILRSVGARPWHIASLLIVEAFALALAGVLLGILLLYMGIAGAQGYIQASYGLYLPLSLPTRYEWSLLGAILGAALLMGCVPAWRAYRQSLADGLSIRL
- a CDS encoding ABC transporter ATP-binding protein, whose product is MSSALIQLSNVGFAWPGQPELLDIATFTLQRGESLFLKGPSGSGKTTLLGLLGGVQQPNRGSIELLGQDLSKLSAGSRDRFRVDHTGYIFQQFNLLPFLSVRENVELPCHFSTLRASRAVQRHGSVAKASSALLAHLGLQQPELQERRAGDLSIGQQQRVAAARALIGQPELVIADEPTSALDADAREAFLELLFAECRAAGSSLLFVSHDQSLARLFDRSLSLADLNRATRLAEI